A region from the Anoplolepis gracilipes chromosome 2, ASM4749672v1, whole genome shotgun sequence genome encodes:
- the LOC140674924 gene encoding odorant receptor 13a-like, which translates to MTEILTLEKVLAFLKVDLTFACCWPLPVKATKSQKIRDKIFRSCCCLNGMLMLISLFYTLSLEHDNKFLLMKVGCELSAFLQVPIQITLFTLQSNRLQVIIYEMENYIQQANAEEKNIFQKYIDKCKLFYGITLSWITITAVAMVFGPLLLPQSFPIEVEYPFYVGQQPLKTVIYLHHAMVIYQSYVQVCSNVFVAVLLWFVAARFEILSNEFRKVTSSSEFKICIQLHQQLLRYAKDVTLAIRYITLSSIGFSTVAVVFSGLTFLSRQPLTVKTQFLTVGASALVEVFVCAWPADYVLNMSNKVGQAAYESLWYKKKISLQKDLLYIVLRCQQPVTVTVPCMLPTLSLNYYASYLSTTFSYLTTFRIIFDVEDGLEI; encoded by the exons atgacAGAGATATTAACGTTAGAAAAAGTTCTTGCTTTTCTAAAAGTAGATTTAACGTTTGCTTGTTGCTGGCCACTTCCAGTGAAAGCCACAAAGTCTCAAAAAATTCGTGATAAGATATTTCGATCGTGTTGTTGCTTGAATGGTATGCTAATGttaatatcgttattttatacattaagtCTCGAACATGATAATAAGTTTCTTCTTATGAAAGTGGGTTGCGAGCTGAGCGCCTTTTTACAAGTTCCGATACAGATTACTTTGTTTACGCTTCAGAGTAATCGTTTGcaa gttataatatacgaaatggaaaattatattcagcaAGCAAATGCAGAagagaagaatatatttcaaaagtatattgataaatgcaaattattttacggAATAACATTAAGCTGGATAACTATAACTGCTGTCGCTATGGTTTTTGGACCACTATTGCTACCTCAATCCTTTCCAATCGAAGTAGAATACCCATTTTATGTGGGCCAACAACCGCTAAAAACTGTCATTTACCTGCATCATGCGATGGTTATATATCAAAGTTATGTACAAGTATGTAGCAATGTCTTTGTAGCTGTTCTACTTTGGTTTGTAGCGGCaagatttgaaattttgtcTAACGAATTTCGAAAAGTTACAAGTTCCTCGGAGTTTAAAATCTGCATACAACTACATCAACAGCTCTTACg ATATGCAAAAGATGTTACTTTGGCGATCcgatatataacattatcatCAATAGGATTTAGCACTGTAGCAGTAGTATTCAGTGGTCTTACTTTTTTGAGT cGACAACCATTAACTGTAAAGACCCAATTTTTGACTGTTGGCGCATCTGCACTTGTAGAAGTTTTTGTCTGTGCGTGGCCAGCTGATTATGTTTTGAATATG aGCAATAAAGTTGGCCAAGCTGCGTATGAATCGTtatggtataaaaaaaaaatatctttacaaaaagacttattatacattgtattGCGTTGTCAACAACCCGTAACTGTAACTGTACCATGCATGCTACCGACTCTTTCACTTAATTACTATGCTTCT TATTTATCGACTACGTTTTCCTATTTGACAacttttcgaataattttcgaCGTAGAAGATGGGctagaaatataa
- the LOC140674905 gene encoding luciferin 4-monooxygenase-like isoform X1, with protein MNVNDSRTFTVENNIYKGKITSTSKSIAEIMWNNIKNHGNKIAQVDACTEQIVTYAELQAKVIRCALWLQKQGIKSCDVVSLCTSNHLNSFVPCLATIYVNAIFNPWNENMDLRNVRHCMRLTTPKVIFCTEKSVNVILSAIKESNSNPIVVIFGNHPNMISFSDILSMYSDAEVTNFHYVECNDKKKTMCIMHSSGTTGLPKGVELSNYGLSYISEAKVVDLTNTVVIWFSSLYWITGLVMNLLSIVQSAKAILYSEFDEEMICLLIEKYKITTVFLSSSMINRSLKAGYIKKFPLSSLKVILFGGGAIKPKIHEEIRRILSHVKILQTFGMTELGGSATIQCSNHKNGSCGTVIQNTEIKIVDLESGKAFGPNQIGELWIKTMSLMNGYYRNLEITKKTIDEQGWLHSGDIGYFDKDGELFIIDRIKDLIKYRGYQISPSEIEDVLLSHPGVSEVAVIAIPHPTDDEHPIAYVTKIPRVEVTEQELIDLVANNMMDQYKLRGGVVFLNELPHTSTGKIAKNELKAMSKKLVVE; from the exons ATGAATGTAAATGATTCAAGA actTTTACTGTAGAAAATAACATCTACAAAGGAAAAATAACGTCTACGTCTAAAAGTATTGCAGAAATAATGTggaataacattaaaaatcatggaaataaaattgcacaG GTGGATGCATGCACTGAACAAATAGTTACATATGCGGAGTTACAAGCTAAAGTTATAAGATGCGCATTGTGGTTACAAAAACAAGGAATCAAATCTTGCGATGTTGTCAGTCTGTGCACAAGTAATCACCTCAATTCCTTCGTGCCCTGCTTGGCGACAATTTATGTCAACGCGATCTTTAATCCGTGGAACGAGAACATGGATTTGC GAAACGTGCGTCATTGCATGCGGTTGACTACTCCGAAAGTGATATTCTGCACTGAGAAATCTGTGAACGTTATTTTGAGCGCAATAAAAGAGAGCAACAGCAATCCCATTGTTGTGATTTTCGGCAATCACCCTAACATGATCTCATTTTCCGATATTTTGAGCATGTATAGCGATGCGGAAGTGACGAATTTCCATTATGTCGAGTGCAATGACAAGAAAAAGACCATGTGCATCATGCATTCGTCAGGCACCACGGGGCTGCCGAAAGGTGTTGAATTATCCAATTACGGTTTGTCATATATCAGCGAAGCTAAAGTCGTAGATTTAACCAATACGGTGGTGATTTGGTTTTCATCACTTTATTGGATTACGGGACTGGTGATGAATTTGTTGTCGATCGTGCAGAGTGCTAAAGCAATTCTTTATTCAGAATTCGATGAAGAGATGATATgcttattaattgaaaaatacaag ATAACTACGGTTTTTCTAAGCTCGAGTATGATCAATCGATCTCTCAAAGCGGGTTACATAAAGAAATTTCCATTATCATCTTTAAAAGTCATACTGTTTGGTGGTGGAGCAATTAAACCAAAAATACACGAAGAAATAAGACGTATCTTATcacatgttaaaatattacaaacttttg GAATGACAGAACTTGGTGGAAGCGCGACAATTCAGTGCTCGAATCATAAGAATGGATCTTGCGGAACAGTAATCCAgaatacagaaataaaaatcgtgGACTTAGAAAGCGGAAAGGCTTTTGGTCCAAATCAAATAGGAGAACTGTGGATAAAGACAATGTCTCTGATGAATGGCTATTACAGAAATcttgaaataacaaaaaagacTATTGATGAACAAG GATGGCTGCATTCAGGTGACATTGgttattttgataaagatGGGGAACTCTTTATTATAGACAGAATAAAAGATCTTATAAAATACAGAGGATATCAAATCTCACCTAGTGAAATCGAGGATGTCTTATTGTCGCATCCAGGAGTGTCAGAAGTTGCAGTAATAGCAATTCCTCATCCAACAGATGACGAACATCCCATTGCTTATGTCACCAAGATACCGAGAGTCGAG GTGACCGAACAAGAATTAATAGACTTGGTAGCAAATAATATGATGGATCAATACAAACTTCGTGGTGGAGTAGTATTTCTGAATGAATTACCTCATACAAGTACAGgaaaaattgcgaaaaatgAACTAAAAGCTATGTCTAAAAAACTAGTTGTAGAATAA
- the LOC140674905 gene encoding uncharacterized protein isoform X2 → MNVNDSRTFTVENNIYKGKITSTSKSIAEIMWNNIKNHGNKIAQVDACTEQIVTYAELQAKVIRCALWLQKQGIKSCDVVSLCTSNHLNSFVPCLATIYVNAIFNPWNENMDLRNVRHCMRLTTPKVIFCTEKSVNVILSAIKESNSNPIVVIFGNHPNMISFSDILSMYSDAEVTNFHYVECNDKKKTMCIMHSSGTTGLPKGVELSNYGLSYISEAKVVDLTNTVVIWFSSLYWITGLVMNLLSIVQSAKAILYSEFDEEMICLLIEKYKITTVFLSSSMINRSLKAGYIKKFPLSSLKVILFGGGAIKPKIHEEIRRILSHVKILQTFGMTELGGSATIQCSNHKNGSCGTVIQNTEIKIVDLESGKAFGPNQIGELWIKTMSLMNGYYRNLEITKKTIDEQGKKTYDGCIQVTLVILIKMGNSLL, encoded by the exons ATGAATGTAAATGATTCAAGA actTTTACTGTAGAAAATAACATCTACAAAGGAAAAATAACGTCTACGTCTAAAAGTATTGCAGAAATAATGTggaataacattaaaaatcatggaaataaaattgcacaG GTGGATGCATGCACTGAACAAATAGTTACATATGCGGAGTTACAAGCTAAAGTTATAAGATGCGCATTGTGGTTACAAAAACAAGGAATCAAATCTTGCGATGTTGTCAGTCTGTGCACAAGTAATCACCTCAATTCCTTCGTGCCCTGCTTGGCGACAATTTATGTCAACGCGATCTTTAATCCGTGGAACGAGAACATGGATTTGC GAAACGTGCGTCATTGCATGCGGTTGACTACTCCGAAAGTGATATTCTGCACTGAGAAATCTGTGAACGTTATTTTGAGCGCAATAAAAGAGAGCAACAGCAATCCCATTGTTGTGATTTTCGGCAATCACCCTAACATGATCTCATTTTCCGATATTTTGAGCATGTATAGCGATGCGGAAGTGACGAATTTCCATTATGTCGAGTGCAATGACAAGAAAAAGACCATGTGCATCATGCATTCGTCAGGCACCACGGGGCTGCCGAAAGGTGTTGAATTATCCAATTACGGTTTGTCATATATCAGCGAAGCTAAAGTCGTAGATTTAACCAATACGGTGGTGATTTGGTTTTCATCACTTTATTGGATTACGGGACTGGTGATGAATTTGTTGTCGATCGTGCAGAGTGCTAAAGCAATTCTTTATTCAGAATTCGATGAAGAGATGATATgcttattaattgaaaaatacaag ATAACTACGGTTTTTCTAAGCTCGAGTATGATCAATCGATCTCTCAAAGCGGGTTACATAAAGAAATTTCCATTATCATCTTTAAAAGTCATACTGTTTGGTGGTGGAGCAATTAAACCAAAAATACACGAAGAAATAAGACGTATCTTATcacatgttaaaatattacaaacttttg GAATGACAGAACTTGGTGGAAGCGCGACAATTCAGTGCTCGAATCATAAGAATGGATCTTGCGGAACAGTAATCCAgaatacagaaataaaaatcgtgGACTTAGAAAGCGGAAAGGCTTTTGGTCCAAATCAAATAGGAGAACTGTGGATAAAGACAATGTCTCTGATGAATGGCTATTACAGAAATcttgaaataacaaaaaagacTATTGATGAACAAGGTAAAAAAACCTAT GATGGCTGCATTCAGGTGACATTGgttattttgataaagatGGGGAACTCTTTATTATAG
- the LOC140674892 gene encoding uncharacterized protein has translation MDEFKNFTVTNNVYKGKVLPYITDYKSLGEIIWIKLKSHGDKIAQLDALTDQVVTYAELQDKVVRCALWLQKQGIKSGDVVSVCTKNHPNSIVPCLAAAYINALFNPWNENMDLQNALYFIRLTTPKAIFCSEKAANAILSAIKQSNCNPIVVVFGENPDRISFSDILNMYTDTEMANFRYVKLDDVKQTACIMHSSGTTGMPKGVEISNYSLLQISENEKLNLNNAVSIWFSSLYWSSGVIMSLNAIVHGSKMILYPDFDEEMTCRLIEKYKVTMTFLNTSMTTRFLKAGYIKNYSLSSLKVILCGGAILNPKVQKELRCILPHVQILQSYGMTELGLATLQLSHHKDGSCGTIVKNVQMKIVDPENGKVLDPNKLGEIWIKTATMMNGYYRNPEATKNSINEEGWMQSGDIGYFDQDGELFIVDRIKEMMKYRGYQILPGEIEGILALHPEVLEVAVIGVPHPLDNEHPVAYVTKIPGAKVMEQELIDLVANNMLDQYKLRAGVIFLDAFPYTGSDKIARKELRAMAKQLAIE, from the exons ATGGATGAGTTCAAG aattttactgtaacaaataatgtttataaggGAAAAGTATTGCCTTATATTACTGACTATAAGAGCCTTGGAGAAATAATATGGATTAAACTGAAGAGCCATGGAGATAAAATTGCACAA TTGGACGCACTCACTGATCAAGTAGTTACGTATGCGGAGTTACAAGACAAAGTTGTAAGGTGTGCGCTGTGGCTGCAAAAGCAAGGAATCAAATCCGGCGATGTTGTCAGCGTGTGTACAAAAAATCATCCCAATTCCATCGTGCCTTGTTTGGCGGCAGCTTATATCAACGCGCTTTTTAATCCGTGGAACGAAAATATGGATTTGC AAAATGCACTGTATTTTATACGGCTGACTACTCCAAAAGCGATATTCTGCAGTGAGAAAGCCGCAAACGCAATATTGAGTGCGATAAAACAGAGCAACTGCAATCCTATTGTTGTGGTTTTCGGCGAAAATCCCGACAGAATCTCATTTTCCGATATTTTGAATATGTACACCGATACGGAAATGGCGAATTTTCGATATGTCAAGCTTGACGACGTCAAACAAACGGCGTGCATCATGCACTCATCAGGCACTACGGGAATGCCGAAGGGCGTAGAAATATCTAATTACAGTCTATTACAAATTAGcgagaatgaaaaattaaatttgaacaaTGCAGTGTCAATTTGGTTTTCATCCCTTTATTGGTCAAGCGGAGTAATAATGAGTCTAAATGCGATCGTGCACGGTTCCAAAATGATTCTATATCCGGATTTCGATGAAGAAATGACATGTCGCCTTATCGAGAAATACAAG gtaACGATGACTTTTCTAAACACAAGCATGACTACTCGATTTCTTAAAGCGggttatataaagaattattcatTATCATCTTTGAAAGTCATATTGTGTGGTGGTGCAATATTAAATCCCAAAGTACAAAAAGAACTAAGATGTATTTTACCGCATgttcaaatattacaaagcTACG GAATGACAGAACTCGGGCTCGCGACATTGCAGCTTTCGCATCATAAGGACGGGTCTTGCGGGACAATAGTTAAAAATGTGCAAATGAAGATTGTAGATCCAGAAAACGGAAAAGTCCTTGATCCGAATAAGCTGGGAGAAATATGGATAAAGACGGCGACCATGATGAATGGCTACTATAGGAATCCTGAAGCGacaaaaaatagtattaatgAGGAAG gaTGGATGCAATCGGGTGATATCGGTTATTTTGATCAAGACGGGGAACTCTTCATTGTCgatagaataaaagaaatgatgAAGTATAGGGGATATCAAATTTTACCTGGAGAAATTGAAGGTATTTTAGCATTACATCCAGAAGTGTTGGAAGTTGCAGTGATAGGGGTGCCTCATCCACTAGACAATGAACATCCTGTTGCCTACGTTACCAAAATACCTGGTGCAAAG GTGATGGAGCAAGAATTAATAGATTTGGTGGCGAATAACATGCTGGATCAATATAAGCTTCGTGCTGGAGTGATATTTCTGGATGCTTTTCCTTATACTGGCTCAGACAAAATCGCGAGAAAAGAATTGAGAGCAATGGCTAAACAATTagcaattgaataa